AACGCCCGCACTGCGGGAACAGACCGCGAACAGCGACCCCGCCACGGTCGCGCACCCCCCGGACCGGCCGGGCGGGGCGGCCCGCGCAGAAAGCGGGAACGATGGGCACGCGCGTCGAGCGCCTGGACTGGACGCGCAACGACGCACTGGTTGCGGTGGGAGCGGCGGCCAGTGACCTCACCGGCTTCTCCCTCAGCGCCCAGGCGGACGCTACCCCCTTCACGGTCGTCACCGCACTCCCGCTGGTCCTCGCCGCGCTGACCCTGCTCTTCCGCCGCCGCCACCCGGTCCTGGTGCTCACCGCCGTGCTCGCCCTTGGCCTGGTGGCGAACGTGATCACCCCGGCCTCGCCGCACTTCGGCCTCGCCCTGACCGTCGCCCTCTACACCGTGGCCCGCCGCTGTCGGCCCGCCGTGGTCGCCGTCGCGTCCCTGGCCACCGTGCCGCTGGTCGCCGTGGGCCTGGGCGGCGTCCTGCTCCCCACTACCCGGAACCTGGCCGCCAACGCGGTCGCATGCGCCCTGGTCGTCGGCGCCGCGATCGTCATCAACCGCTGACAGCGCGAGGTGGACGCCAACCGGCTGCCACTGGCCGACCGGGCGGTGGCCCAGGAGCGGCGCCGGATAGCCCGAGAGCTCCACGACATCGTCGCCCACCACATCACCACCATGCAGCTGATGGCCGGCGGCGCCCGCGCCAACTTGGCGCACGACCCCGACGCGGCCCGCGAGGCCCTGGTCATCCTGGAGGACTCCGGCCGGATGGCCCTCGGCGGAATGCGCCAGCTCCTCGACGTCCTGCGGGCCGGCGAGGAGACGGAAACGGGGCCGCCCGCCCCGCAGCCCGGGACCGCCGACCTCCACCGGATCGTCACCGAGTCCCGGCTGGCCGGCATGGACACCGAGTTCACCGTGCACGGCGCCGCCCGCCCGCTCCCGCCCACCGTCGCGCTGACGGTGTTCCGGGTGGTGCAGGAGTCCCTGACCAACGCCCGCAAGCACGCCGGGAACGCCGGCGCCCGGGTCCGGCTGACGTACCTTCCGCAGGAGGTCGCCGTCGAGGTGTGCGACGACGGCCCCGGCGACGGGCCGCCGCGTCGCTCGACCGCATGGCACCCGGGTCGCGGCGGGTACGGTCTGATCGGGATGCGCGAACACGTCGCCCTGCATGGCGGCACCCTGGAAGCCGCCCCACGCAAGGGCGGCGGCTTCCGCGTCGCGGCCCGCCTCCCGGCCGCCGCCGGAGCCCCGGACGGGACACGAGGAGAGGACCATCACCGATGATCCGCGTACTGATCGCCGACGACCAGCCCCTGGTGCGGCGCGGCCTGAGCCTGATCCTGGCGCCCCACCCGGACATCGAGGTCGTCGGCGAGGCCGGCGACGGAGCCGAGGCGGTGACGCTGGCCCAGGAGCTCCACCCCGACGTGGTGGCCATGGACATCCGCATGCCGGTCATGGACGGGGTCCGCGCCACCGGTGAACTGGCTCTCGTCCGGCCCGGCTGCCGCGTCCTGGCGTTGAGCACCTTCGACATGGACGAATACGTGGTCGCCGCCCTGCGCGCCGGCGCCTACGGCTTCCTGTCCAAGGACGTCTCGCC
This Streptomyces sp. NBC_00539 DNA region includes the following protein-coding sequences:
- a CDS encoding DUF7134 domain-containing protein; the protein is MGTRVERLDWTRNDALVAVGAAASDLTGFSLSAQADATPFTVVTALPLVLAALTLLFRRRHPVLVLTAVLALGLVANVITPASPHFGLALTVALYTVARRCRPAVVAVASLATVPLVAVGLGGVLLPTTRNLAANAVACALVVGAAIVINR
- a CDS encoding sensor histidine kinase → MDANRLPLADRAVAQERRRIARELHDIVAHHITTMQLMAGGARANLAHDPDAAREALVILEDSGRMALGGMRQLLDVLRAGEETETGPPAPQPGTADLHRIVTESRLAGMDTEFTVHGAARPLPPTVALTVFRVVQESLTNARKHAGNAGARVRLTYLPQEVAVEVCDDGPGDGPPRRSTAWHPGRGGYGLIGMREHVALHGGTLEAAPRKGGGFRVAARLPAAAGAPDGTRGEDHHR